In Dromaius novaehollandiae isolate bDroNov1 chromosome 2, bDroNov1.hap1, whole genome shotgun sequence, one DNA window encodes the following:
- the ALDH5A1 gene encoding succinate-semialdehyde dehydrogenase, mitochondrial isoform X1 yields the protein MVSMFPWRAAARRRLLLPPPALAAARRGRSALPAALLRRGGLVGGRWVEAAAAFPVRDPASGTELGRVADCGAAEARAAVRAANGAGAAWSRLPAKERSALLRKWYDLMIENKDDLATIITAENGKPLKEAQGEVLYSASFLEWFSEEARRVYGDVIPAAVKDRRILVLKQPVGVAAIITPWNFPSAMITRKVGAALAAGCTVVVKPAEDTPFSALALGELANQAGIPAGVYNVVPCSRQQAPAVGEVLCTDPLVAKISFTGSTATGKILLKHAAGTVKRVSMELGGHAPFIVFDSANVDRAVAGALASKYRNSGQTCVCTNRFLVQKGIHDKFVEKFAKAIESQLHVGNGFDAKTTQGPLINEKAVEKVERHISDAVSQGASIVTGGKRHSLGKNFFEPTLLSNVTTKMLCTQEETFGPLAPVIKFETEEEAIAIANAANVGLAGYFYSQDPAQIWRVAEQLEVGMVGVNEGIISSVESPFGGVKQSGLGREGSKYGIDEYLEIKYVCFGGL from the exons ATGGTGAGCATGTTCCCTTGGCGGGCCGCCGCCCGTCGCCGCCTCCTCCTGCCGcccccggcgctggcggcggcgcggcgcggccgctcggcgctgcccgccgccctgctGCGCCGCGGTGGCCTGGTGGGCGGCCGCTGGGTGGAGGCGGCCGCCGCCTTCCCCGTGCGGGACCCGGCCAGCGGCACCGAGCTGGGGCGCGTGGCCGACTGCGGCGCGGCCGAGGCGCGGGCGGCCGTGCGGGCCGCTAACGGCGCCGGCGCCGCCTGGAGCCGCCTGCCGGCCAAG GAGAGGAGCGCGCTGCTTCGCAAGTGGTATGACTTGATGATTGAGAATAAAGATGACCTGGCTACGATAATAACAGCAGAGAAT GGAAAACCTCTGAAAGAAGCACAGGGTGAAGTCCTGTATTCTGCCTCGTTTCTGGAATGGTTTTCAGAAGAAGCTCGCCGAGTTTATGGTGATGTCATTCCAGCAGCCGTGAAAGACAGAAGAATCCTGGTGCTGAAACAGCCAGTAGGAGTGGCAGCTATTATAACACCG TGGAATTTCCCCAGTGCTATGATTACCCGGAAGGTTGGtgcagctctggcagctggctgtacGGTAGTAGTGAAACCTGCAGAGGACACACCTTTTTCAGCGTTAGCTCTTGGAGAG CTTGCAAACCAGGCTGGAATTCCAGCGGGAGTGTATAATGTTGTTCCATGTTCCAGACAACAGGCACCAGCTGTAGGGGAAGTTTTGTGCACTGATCCTTTGGTAGCCAAAATATCTTTTACTGGGTCCACTGCGACAGGAAAG ATACTGCTGAAACATGCAGCTGGCACTGTGAAGCGAGTTTCCATGGAGCTTGGAGGACATGCTCCTTTTATAGTGTTTGATAGTGCCAATGTGGACCGTGCTGTTGCAGGAGCCCTTGCTTCTAAATACAGAAACTCAGGGCAG aCCTGTGTTTGCACAAACCGTTTCCTGGTGCAAAAGGGGATCCATGACAAATTTGTGGAGAAGTTTGCTAAAGCCATAGAGAGCCAGCTACATGTTGGAAATGGATTTGATGCAAAAACTACCCAGGGGCCATTGATTAATGAAAAAGCAGTGGAGAAG GTAGAGAGACACATTAGTGATGCAGTTTCTCAAGGAGCATCCATTGTGACTGGAGGGAAACGACACAGCTTGGGGAAGAACTTCTTTGAGCCAACATTGCTTAGTAACGTTACAACAAAAATGCTTTGCACCCAAGAAGAGACATTTGGTCCTTTAGCACCAGTTATCAA GTTTGAGACTGAGGAAGAAGCTATTGCTATAGCAAATGCAGCCAATGTGGGTTTAGCAG GGTATTTCTACTCTCAAGATCCAGCTCAGATCTGGAGAGTTGCAGAGCAGCTGGAAGTTGGAATGGTTGGTGTCAATGAAGGCATAATCTCCTCAGTGGAGAGTCCTTTTGGTGGAGTAAAACAGTCTGGCTTAGGACGAGAGGGTTCAAAATACGGCATTGATGAATACCTAGAAATAAAATACGTCTGCTTTGGAGGCTtataa
- the ALDH5A1 gene encoding succinate-semialdehyde dehydrogenase, mitochondrial isoform X2 encodes MVSMFPWRAAARRRLLLPPPALAAARRGRSALPAALLRRGGLVGGRWVEAAAAFPVRDPASGTELGRVADCGAAEARAAVRAANGAGAAWSRLPAKERSALLRKWYDLMIENKDDLATIITAENGKPLKEAQGEVLYSASFLEWFSEEARRVYGDVIPAAVKDRRILVLKQPVGVAAIITPWNFPSAMITRKVGAALAAGCTVVVKPAEDTPFSALALGELANQAGIPAGVYNVVPCSRQQAPAVGEVLCTDPLVAKISFTGSTATGKILLKHAAGTVKRVSMELGGHAPFIVFDSANVDRAVAGALASKYRNSGQTCVCTNRFLVQKGIHDKFVEKFAKAIESQLHVGNGFDAKTTQGPLINEKAVEKVERHISDAVSQGASIVTGGKRHSLGKNFFEPTLLSNVTTKMLCTQEETFGPLAPVIKFETEEEAIAIANAANVGLAGYSLDMADSRVSRSTFIITEAT; translated from the exons ATGGTGAGCATGTTCCCTTGGCGGGCCGCCGCCCGTCGCCGCCTCCTCCTGCCGcccccggcgctggcggcggcgcggcgcggccgctcggcgctgcccgccgccctgctGCGCCGCGGTGGCCTGGTGGGCGGCCGCTGGGTGGAGGCGGCCGCCGCCTTCCCCGTGCGGGACCCGGCCAGCGGCACCGAGCTGGGGCGCGTGGCCGACTGCGGCGCGGCCGAGGCGCGGGCGGCCGTGCGGGCCGCTAACGGCGCCGGCGCCGCCTGGAGCCGCCTGCCGGCCAAG GAGAGGAGCGCGCTGCTTCGCAAGTGGTATGACTTGATGATTGAGAATAAAGATGACCTGGCTACGATAATAACAGCAGAGAAT GGAAAACCTCTGAAAGAAGCACAGGGTGAAGTCCTGTATTCTGCCTCGTTTCTGGAATGGTTTTCAGAAGAAGCTCGCCGAGTTTATGGTGATGTCATTCCAGCAGCCGTGAAAGACAGAAGAATCCTGGTGCTGAAACAGCCAGTAGGAGTGGCAGCTATTATAACACCG TGGAATTTCCCCAGTGCTATGATTACCCGGAAGGTTGGtgcagctctggcagctggctgtacGGTAGTAGTGAAACCTGCAGAGGACACACCTTTTTCAGCGTTAGCTCTTGGAGAG CTTGCAAACCAGGCTGGAATTCCAGCGGGAGTGTATAATGTTGTTCCATGTTCCAGACAACAGGCACCAGCTGTAGGGGAAGTTTTGTGCACTGATCCTTTGGTAGCCAAAATATCTTTTACTGGGTCCACTGCGACAGGAAAG ATACTGCTGAAACATGCAGCTGGCACTGTGAAGCGAGTTTCCATGGAGCTTGGAGGACATGCTCCTTTTATAGTGTTTGATAGTGCCAATGTGGACCGTGCTGTTGCAGGAGCCCTTGCTTCTAAATACAGAAACTCAGGGCAG aCCTGTGTTTGCACAAACCGTTTCCTGGTGCAAAAGGGGATCCATGACAAATTTGTGGAGAAGTTTGCTAAAGCCATAGAGAGCCAGCTACATGTTGGAAATGGATTTGATGCAAAAACTACCCAGGGGCCATTGATTAATGAAAAAGCAGTGGAGAAG GTAGAGAGACACATTAGTGATGCAGTTTCTCAAGGAGCATCCATTGTGACTGGAGGGAAACGACACAGCTTGGGGAAGAACTTCTTTGAGCCAACATTGCTTAGTAACGTTACAACAAAAATGCTTTGCACCCAAGAAGAGACATTTGGTCCTTTAGCACCAGTTATCAA GTTTGAGACTGAGGAAGAAGCTATTGCTATAGCAAATGCAGCCAATGTGGGTTTAGCAG